One part of the Mesorhizobium sp. M4B.F.Ca.ET.058.02.1.1 genome encodes these proteins:
- a CDS encoding aminotransferase class III-fold pyridoxal phosphate-dependent enzyme, protein MRDINFLTENNAKPIWHPMAHPAEMRATPPKIIMKGDGVSVTDADGRTVLDAVGGLWNVNLGYSCDPIKKAMAAQLDALPYYSGFRGTSTGPSIELAYELTDWFAPEGMVRAFFTSGGSDSVETALRLARQYWKIRGQGDRTKFLALKKGYHGTHFGGASVNGNANFRRNYEPLLPGVFHTPAPWTYRNPFDETDPAKLAKLCARAIEDEIAFQGADTIAAFILEPVLGAGGVIVPHESFMPLVRAICDRHDILLIADEVVTGFGRTGAWSGSRLSGVKPDFMTIAKAITSGYFPLGATLIGAKVADAFEADKTSFGAIGHGYTYSGHPVGCAAGLAALAETKRLAVNENAAARGVELGKVLEALKAKHALVGDVRYQGLMAALELVSDRAAKKPADKKTLAVVADAAYQAGVMLRVSGNTVILSPPLVISAADVAKIGEALDAGLSAAA, encoded by the coding sequence CATCCGATGGCGCATCCGGCCGAGATGCGGGCGACGCCGCCGAAGATCATCATGAAGGGCGACGGCGTCTCGGTGACCGATGCCGACGGCCGCACCGTACTCGATGCGGTCGGCGGCTTGTGGAACGTCAACCTCGGTTACAGCTGCGACCCGATCAAGAAGGCGATGGCCGCGCAGCTCGATGCGCTCCCCTATTATTCCGGCTTTCGCGGCACCTCGACAGGACCGTCGATCGAGCTTGCCTACGAGCTCACCGACTGGTTCGCCCCGGAGGGCATGGTGCGTGCCTTCTTCACCTCGGGCGGATCGGATTCGGTCGAGACGGCGCTGCGGCTCGCGCGCCAATATTGGAAGATCCGCGGCCAGGGCGACCGGACGAAGTTCCTGGCGCTGAAGAAGGGCTATCACGGCACGCATTTCGGCGGCGCCTCGGTCAACGGCAACGCCAATTTCCGCCGCAACTACGAGCCGCTCTTGCCCGGCGTCTTCCACACCCCGGCGCCATGGACCTACCGCAACCCGTTCGACGAGACCGACCCGGCGAAGCTGGCCAAGCTCTGCGCCCGGGCGATCGAGGACGAGATCGCCTTCCAGGGCGCCGACACCATCGCCGCCTTCATCTTGGAGCCGGTGCTCGGCGCCGGCGGCGTAATCGTTCCGCATGAAAGTTTCATGCCGCTGGTGCGGGCGATCTGCGACCGTCACGACATCCTTCTGATCGCAGACGAGGTGGTGACCGGCTTCGGCCGCACCGGTGCGTGGTCCGGCTCACGGCTCTCCGGCGTGAAGCCCGATTTCATGACCATCGCCAAGGCGATCACGTCCGGCTACTTCCCGCTCGGCGCGACTCTGATCGGCGCCAAGGTCGCCGACGCGTTCGAGGCCGACAAGACGAGCTTCGGTGCCATCGGCCACGGCTACACCTATTCCGGCCATCCGGTCGGCTGCGCGGCCGGGCTGGCGGCGCTCGCCGAGACAAAACGGCTTGCCGTCAACGAGAACGCGGCGGCGCGCGGCGTCGAGCTCGGCAAGGTTCTGGAAGCGCTGAAGGCGAAGCACGCTTTGGTCGGCGATGTCCGCTACCAGGGCCTGATGGCGGCGCTAGAGCTCGTCTCGGACCGCGCCGCCAAGAAGCCGGCCGACAAGAAGACATTGGCCGTGGTGGCCGATGCCGCCTACCAGGCCGGCGTCATGCTGCGCGTCTCCGGCAACACCGTCATCCTGTCGCCGCCGCTGGTCATCTCGGCGGCCGATGTGGCGAAGATCGGCGAGGCGCTGGATGCCGGGTTGTCTGCTGCGGCGTGA
- a CDS encoding helix-turn-helix domain-containing protein, with product MSQTAIPEFFVYGEPARALDVGFLHVETVQARASVHRGQVLAHKHPQMAQITFWTGGSGTYRIEDKTWSFSAPTVSFMPSGVVHGFDIEPGTDAIVVSVADAALASIAEQSALPLDQPVFVTGRGEGALWERLGNTVRMIQAEYADRLPGVERILPPLIAVALSGIARLDAQSQAVTVPAAVALGGRLRRLIDRHFRDDWPVERYVEELGTTRHLLDKAARQVLGAGVRQAIGDRRLIEAKRLLLFTIRTVEDIAYETGFNDPAYFSRFFRQGVGLPPATWRRQRVSSE from the coding sequence ATGAGCCAGACCGCCATTCCCGAATTCTTCGTCTACGGCGAGCCGGCACGGGCGCTCGACGTCGGTTTCCTGCATGTCGAGACGGTGCAGGCGCGCGCTTCCGTGCATCGCGGCCAGGTTCTGGCGCACAAACATCCGCAAATGGCGCAGATCACCTTCTGGACGGGTGGCAGCGGCACCTATCGGATCGAGGACAAGACCTGGAGTTTTTCCGCTCCCACCGTGAGCTTCATGCCGAGCGGCGTGGTCCATGGCTTCGACATCGAACCAGGCACCGATGCCATCGTCGTCTCGGTCGCCGATGCGGCGCTCGCATCCATCGCCGAGCAGTCCGCGCTGCCGCTCGACCAGCCGGTTTTCGTCACGGGGCGCGGCGAGGGCGCGCTGTGGGAGAGGTTGGGTAATACGGTCAGGATGATCCAGGCGGAATATGCCGACAGGCTGCCCGGCGTGGAAAGAATCCTGCCGCCGCTGATCGCGGTGGCGCTGTCCGGCATCGCCCGCCTCGATGCGCAATCGCAAGCGGTGACGGTGCCGGCGGCGGTGGCGCTCGGCGGCCGGCTGCGGCGCCTGATCGACCGCCATTTTCGCGACGACTGGCCGGTCGAGCGCTATGTCGAGGAACTCGGCACCACCCGCCACCTGCTCGACAAGGCCGCGCGCCAGGTGCTGGGCGCAGGCGTGCGGCAGGCTATCGGCGACCGGCGCTTGATCGAAGCCAAGCGCCTACTGCTCTTCACCATACGCACGGTCGAGGACATCGCCTACGAGACCGGCTTCAACGACCCCGCCTATTTCTCGCGCTTCTTTCGGCAGGGGGTTGGCTTGCCGCCGGCGACGTGGCGGAGACAAAGAGTGAGTAGTGAGTAG
- a CDS encoding 4-hydroxyphenylacetate 3-hydroxylase N-terminal domain-containing protein: MRSEDFQADTKRPFTGAEYLASLRDGREVYINGERVADVTSHPAMRNSARSLARLYDALHDPNRQAALTAPTDTGSGGYTHKYFRVAHSAAELAQQQTAIADWSRMSYGWMGRTPDYKAALMNTLGANAEWYGPFKDNALAWHKRAQEAVLFMNHAIVNPPIDRHKPAEAVKDVFVHITKENDAGIWVSGAKVVATSSALTHYNFLAQSSATVTEDPSLSVMFIVPMNAPGIKMFCRVSYEQTANTTGQPFDYPLSSRFDENDAILVLDNVFIPWEDVLVLRDAQKILSFHPASGFMHGYCFQGCTRFAVKLDFLCGLLAKALRATGGDAFRGNQAALGEVIALRHMFWSFSNAMAHNPIPWASGAVLPNLEAALSYRTFMSEAYPRVIDTVRRVIASGLIYLPSSARDFDNPEIDRYLAQYVRGSNDMGHVERIKIMKLLWDATGTEFGGRHALYELNYAGAPEEVRLQVLKGAERGGRLKQMEELVDQCMADYDEKGWTGDTWLPPLSAAAS; encoded by the coding sequence ATGCGATCGGAAGATTTCCAGGCCGACACGAAACGGCCGTTCACAGGCGCCGAATATCTCGCGAGCCTGCGCGACGGGCGCGAGGTGTATATCAATGGCGAGCGGGTCGCCGATGTCACCAGCCATCCGGCGATGCGCAATTCGGCGCGTTCGCTGGCCCGCCTCTATGACGCCTTGCACGACCCCAACCGGCAGGCGGCGCTGACCGCGCCGACCGATACCGGCTCGGGCGGCTATACGCATAAATATTTCCGCGTCGCCCATTCCGCCGCCGAGCTTGCCCAGCAGCAGACCGCGATCGCCGACTGGTCGCGCATGTCCTATGGCTGGATGGGGCGCACGCCCGATTACAAGGCGGCGCTGATGAACACGCTCGGCGCCAATGCCGAATGGTACGGCCCGTTCAAGGACAATGCGCTCGCCTGGCACAAACGCGCCCAGGAAGCGGTCCTGTTTATGAACCACGCCATCGTCAATCCGCCGATCGACCGCCACAAGCCGGCCGAGGCCGTGAAGGACGTGTTCGTGCACATCACCAAGGAGAACGATGCCGGCATCTGGGTGTCGGGCGCCAAGGTGGTGGCGACGTCGTCGGCGCTGACCCACTACAATTTCCTGGCGCAAAGCTCGGCGACGGTCACCGAGGACCCATCGCTGTCAGTGATGTTCATCGTGCCGATGAACGCGCCGGGGATAAAGATGTTCTGCCGCGTCTCCTATGAGCAGACGGCGAACACGACCGGCCAGCCTTTCGACTATCCCTTGTCGTCGCGCTTCGACGAGAACGACGCGATCCTGGTGCTGGACAACGTCTTCATCCCTTGGGAGGACGTGCTGGTGCTGCGCGACGCGCAGAAGATCCTGTCCTTCCATCCGGCGTCGGGCTTCATGCACGGCTACTGCTTCCAGGGCTGCACGCGCTTCGCCGTCAAGCTCGACTTCCTCTGCGGCCTGCTCGCCAAGGCGCTGCGCGCTACAGGCGGCGATGCCTTCCGCGGCAACCAGGCAGCACTCGGCGAGGTGATCGCGCTGCGCCACATGTTCTGGAGCTTTTCCAACGCCATGGCACACAACCCGATCCCGTGGGCCAGCGGCGCGGTGCTGCCCAATCTCGAGGCGGCCCTCTCCTACCGCACCTTCATGTCGGAGGCCTATCCGCGCGTCATCGACACGGTGCGCCGGGTGATCGCCTCGGGGCTGATCTACCTGCCGTCCTCGGCCAGGGATTTCGACAATCCGGAGATCGACCGCTACCTCGCGCAATATGTGCGCGGCTCCAACGACATGGGCCATGTCGAGCGCATCAAGATCATGAAGCTGTTGTGGGACGCGACCGGCACCGAATTCGGTGGCCGCCACGCGCTCTACGAGCTCAACTATGCCGGTGCGCCGGAAGAGGTGCGGCTGCAGGTGCTGAAGGGCGCCGAGCGCGGCGGCCGGCTGAAGCAGATGGAGGAGCTGGTCGACCAATGCATGGCCGACTATGACGAGAAGGGCTGGACCGGCGACACCTGGCTGCCGCCGCTTTCAGCTGCGGCGAGCTGA
- a CDS encoding flavin reductase, with amino-acid sequence MEAQVSRLEFRDAMARVCAPVNIVTTDGPAGRGGFTATAMCSVSDDPPTLLVCMNERSAQTGLFLANQRFCVNVLTQSHMHLAGKFGGAIRDMAERYNAARWQTMPSGMPALLDAIVSFDCEIGAVNKVGTHNVMFGRVVDIRHGSDKAALLYVGRNYMQPSAVGSFGG; translated from the coding sequence ATGGAGGCGCAGGTCTCGAGGCTGGAATTCCGTGACGCCATGGCGCGGGTCTGTGCGCCGGTCAACATCGTCACCACGGACGGCCCGGCCGGGCGCGGCGGCTTCACCGCCACCGCCATGTGCAGCGTTTCGGACGATCCGCCGACGCTGCTGGTTTGCATGAACGAGCGCTCGGCGCAGACCGGCCTGTTCCTCGCCAACCAGCGCTTCTGCGTCAACGTGCTGACCCAGTCGCACATGCATTTGGCGGGAAAGTTCGGCGGCGCGATCCGCGACATGGCCGAGCGCTACAATGCGGCGCGCTGGCAGACTATGCCGTCCGGCATGCCGGCGCTGCTCGACGCCATCGTCAGCTTCGACTGCGAGATCGGCGCGGTGAACAAGGTCGGCACGCACAATGTGATGTTCGGCCGCGTCGTCGACATCCGCCACGGCAGCGACAAGGCGGCGCTGCTCTATGTCGGCCGCAACTACATGCAGCCGAGCGCGGTCGGCAGTTTCGGGGGGTGA
- the hpaR gene encoding homoprotocatechuate degradation operon regulator HpaR: MALLRAREVIMAHFRPMLARHDITEQQWRVLRVLAETGPLEATELANRASILPPSLTRIIKAMEEREFITRNKVKDDGRRALLAISPAGLALIEDLTPERIAIYDAIEKRYGAAEHERLLDMLESLIQSESTEQG, encoded by the coding sequence ATGGCTCTGCTTCGCGCTCGCGAGGTGATCATGGCGCATTTCCGGCCGATGCTTGCCCGCCACGACATCACCGAGCAGCAATGGCGCGTGCTGCGGGTTCTTGCCGAGACTGGGCCGCTGGAGGCCACCGAACTCGCCAACCGCGCCTCCATCCTGCCGCCAAGCCTGACCCGCATCATCAAGGCGATGGAGGAACGTGAGTTCATCACCCGCAACAAGGTCAAGGATGACGGCCGCCGCGCGCTGCTCGCCATCAGCCCGGCTGGTCTGGCGCTGATCGAGGACCTGACGCCCGAGCGCATCGCCATCTACGACGCGATCGAGAAGCGCTACGGCGCCGCCGAGCATGAGCGGCTGCTGGATATGCTGGAAAGCCTCATCCAGTCGGAGTCGACGGAACAGGGCTGA
- a CDS encoding 5-carboxymethyl-2-hydroxymuconate Delta-isomerase, whose protein sequence is MPHMAIEYSANLDAKVDMGALCELVSRTILETGLFEQGAVRVRAFRAEVYAIADRLPENGFIDMNFRIGKGRSAAEKKSAGEAIFAAVSEHLATLFATPHFALSLEIREIDAELSWKKNAIHPRLRGK, encoded by the coding sequence TTGCCCCATATGGCGATCGAATATTCGGCGAATCTCGACGCGAAGGTCGACATGGGCGCGCTTTGCGAGCTGGTCTCGCGGACCATCCTCGAAACCGGCCTGTTCGAACAAGGTGCAGTCCGGGTGCGCGCCTTCCGCGCCGAGGTCTATGCGATTGCCGACCGCCTGCCCGAGAACGGGTTCATCGACATGAACTTCCGTATCGGCAAGGGCCGCAGCGCGGCGGAAAAGAAGAGCGCCGGCGAAGCGATCTTTGCCGCAGTGTCCGAGCATCTGGCGACGCTGTTCGCGACGCCGCATTTCGCGCTGTCGCTGGAGATCCGCGAGATCGACGCCGAACTCAGCTGGAAGAAAAACGCCATCCACCCGCGGCTGCGTGGCAAGTGA
- the hpaE gene encoding 5-carboxymethyl-2-hydroxymuconate semialdehyde dehydrogenase: MAALDDNLRKAEAYLERFRKHGVLNQIGGEAVPSADGSTYETISPIDLKPIATVARGKPADIDRAARAAKAAFKEWAAISGDARKKLLHKIADAIVARAEEIAFVECMDTGQSLKFMAKAALRGAENFRFYGDRAPEARDGQTIRAPNQVNMTTRAPIGPVGVITPWNTPFMLSTWKIAPALAAGCTIVHKPAELSPLTARLLVEIAEEAGLPKGVWNLVNGFGEDAGRALTEHPDIKAIGFVGESRTGSMIMRQGAETLKRVHFELGGKNPVIVFADADLERAADAAIFMIYSLNGERCTSSSRLLVEEGIYDKFTALVAEKAKRIRVGHPLDPETVVGPLIHPVHEEKVLSYIDIGKSEGAVVAAGGGKFDGPGGGCYVSPTLFVGATNKMRIAQEEIFGPVLTAISFKDEAEALALANDTQYGLTGYLWTSDVTRAFRFTDALEAGMIWVNSENVRHLPTPFGGVKSSGIGRDGGDWSFDFYMETKNIAFATAPHSIQKLGG; the protein is encoded by the coding sequence ATGGCGGCACTGGACGACAATCTGCGCAAGGCCGAGGCTTATCTGGAACGCTTCAGGAAGCATGGCGTGCTCAACCAGATCGGCGGCGAGGCGGTGCCCTCCGCCGACGGCTCGACCTATGAGACGATCTCGCCGATCGACCTGAAGCCGATCGCCACGGTGGCGCGCGGCAAGCCCGCCGACATCGACCGAGCCGCCAGGGCGGCGAAGGCCGCCTTCAAGGAATGGGCGGCGATATCGGGCGATGCCCGCAAGAAGCTGCTGCACAAAATCGCCGACGCCATCGTCGCGCGCGCCGAGGAGATCGCCTTCGTCGAGTGCATGGACACCGGCCAGTCGCTGAAGTTCATGGCCAAGGCGGCATTGCGTGGCGCCGAGAACTTCCGCTTCTATGGCGACCGCGCGCCGGAAGCCCGCGACGGCCAGACGATCCGCGCGCCGAACCAGGTCAACATGACGACGCGGGCGCCGATCGGTCCCGTCGGCGTGATCACGCCGTGGAACACGCCGTTCATGCTGTCGACCTGGAAGATCGCGCCGGCGCTTGCCGCCGGCTGCACCATCGTCCACAAGCCGGCGGAACTGTCGCCGCTGACCGCGCGCCTGCTTGTCGAGATCGCCGAGGAGGCCGGCCTGCCCAAGGGCGTGTGGAACCTCGTCAACGGCTTCGGCGAAGACGCCGGCCGCGCACTGACCGAACACCCCGACATCAAGGCGATCGGCTTCGTCGGCGAGAGCCGCACCGGCTCGATGATCATGCGCCAAGGCGCTGAAACGCTGAAGCGCGTGCATTTCGAGCTTGGCGGCAAGAACCCGGTGATCGTCTTCGCCGACGCCGATCTCGAACGCGCCGCCGACGCCGCGATCTTTATGATCTATTCGCTCAACGGCGAGCGCTGCACCTCATCGTCGCGCCTGCTGGTCGAGGAAGGCATCTACGATAAGTTCACGGCGCTGGTCGCGGAGAAGGCCAAGCGCATCAGGGTCGGCCATCCGCTCGATCCCGAAACCGTGGTCGGTCCGCTGATCCATCCGGTGCATGAGGAAAAGGTCCTGTCCTATATCGATATCGGCAAGTCGGAAGGCGCGGTCGTCGCCGCCGGCGGCGGCAAGTTCGACGGCCCGGGCGGCGGCTGCTATGTCAGCCCGACGCTGTTTGTCGGCGCCACCAACAAGATGCGCATCGCCCAGGAAGAGATCTTCGGGCCGGTGCTGACCGCGATCTCGTTCAAGGACGAGGCCGAGGCGCTGGCTCTGGCCAACGACACCCAATACGGCCTGACCGGGTACCTCTGGACCTCCGACGTCACGCGCGCCTTCCGCTTCACCGACGCGCTCGAGGCCGGCATGATCTGGGTGAACTCCGAGAATGTGCGGCATTTGCCGACGCCGTTCGGCGGCGTGAAAAGTTCGGGGATCGGCCGCGACGGCGGCGACTGGTCATTCGATTTCTACATGGAAACCAAGAACATCGCGTTCGCCACGGCGCCGCATTCCATCCAGAAGCTCGGCGGCTGA
- the hpaD gene encoding 3,4-dihydroxyphenylacetate 2,3-dioxygenase has protein sequence MPLPQPNLYPAFNIIRLSHVELAVTDLAKSRAFYVDTLGLQVTDETKDAIYLRALEERGHHCIVLRKGAVAEARDLGFKVFSDEDLDKAGHFFDGKGLPVEWVERPYQSRTFRTRDPHGIPLEFYSKMERLPPIHQKYALYKGVKPLRIDHFNCFSPNVDQSVAFYNELGFRVTEYTEDEETGKLWAAWTHRKGGVHDIAFTNGLGPRLHHVAFWVPTPLNIIDLLDLMATTGYVGNIERGPGRHGISNAFFLYIRDPDNHRIEIYCSDYQTVDPDLEPIKWDLKDPQRQTLWGAPAPRSWFEEGSVFAGVKPRPSDLAASPIVAP, from the coding sequence ATGCCCCTGCCCCAACCCAACCTCTACCCGGCTTTCAATATCATTCGGCTTTCGCATGTCGAGCTCGCCGTCACCGATCTGGCGAAGTCCCGCGCGTTCTATGTCGACACGCTCGGCCTGCAGGTGACCGACGAGACCAAGGACGCGATCTACCTGCGCGCGCTGGAAGAACGCGGCCATCACTGCATCGTGCTGCGCAAAGGCGCGGTCGCGGAAGCACGCGACCTCGGCTTCAAGGTCTTTTCCGATGAGGACCTCGACAAGGCCGGGCATTTCTTCGACGGCAAGGGCCTACCGGTGGAGTGGGTGGAGCGCCCTTACCAGTCGCGCACCTTCCGCACCCGCGATCCGCACGGCATCCCGCTCGAGTTCTATTCGAAGATGGAGCGGCTGCCGCCGATCCATCAGAAATACGCGCTCTACAAGGGCGTGAAGCCGCTGCGCATCGACCACTTCAACTGCTTCTCGCCGAATGTCGATCAATCGGTGGCCTTCTACAACGAGCTCGGCTTCCGCGTCACCGAATACACCGAGGATGAGGAAACCGGGAAACTGTGGGCCGCCTGGACGCACCGCAAGGGCGGCGTGCACGACATCGCCTTCACCAACGGCCTCGGCCCGCGCCTGCACCACGTCGCCTTCTGGGTGCCGACGCCGCTCAACATCATCGACCTGCTCGATTTGATGGCGACCACCGGCTATGTCGGGAACATCGAGCGCGGCCCCGGCCGGCACGGCATCTCCAACGCCTTCTTCCTCTACATCCGCGATCCCGACAACCACCGCATCGAGATCTATTGCTCGGACTACCAGACGGTCGATCCGGATCTGGAGCCGATCAAATGGGACCTCAAGGATCCGCAGCGCCAGACGCTATGGGGCGCGCCGGCGCCGAGGAGCTGGTTCGAGGAAGGCAGCGTGTTTGCCGGCGTGAAGCCGCGTCCGTCTGATCTGGCGGCGTCGCCGATCGTGGCGCCGTAG
- a CDS encoding fumarylacetoacetate hydrolase family protein: MSAARLATFTVGGRTRYGAITGKGVVDLSARHGQWPTLREVIEAGALLRLAEEADTFAPDFNVEDIAYEIPIPSPEKIICVGVNYPDRNEEYKDGQAAPSNPSLFIRFPRSFVGHGASLVRPPESPQLDYEGEIVIVIGKGGRRIAEADALGHIAALSLCNEGTLRDWVRHAKFNVTQGKNFDRSGSIGPWLVPFTDEAQIADISLTTRVNGEVRQQDRTGRMIFSFRKIIAYISTFTTLVPGDIIVTGTPTGAGARFEPPIWLKPGDVIEVEAEGIGLLSNGVVDEGAGR; encoded by the coding sequence ATGAGCGCGGCGCGCCTCGCCACTTTCACCGTCGGCGGCAGGACGCGCTATGGCGCGATCACCGGCAAGGGCGTCGTCGACCTTTCGGCGCGGCACGGCCAATGGCCGACGCTGCGCGAAGTGATCGAGGCCGGCGCCTTGCTGCGGCTGGCCGAGGAGGCAGACACCTTCGCGCCCGACTTCAACGTCGAGGACATCGCCTATGAAATCCCGATCCCCTCCCCGGAAAAGATCATCTGCGTCGGCGTCAACTATCCGGACCGCAACGAGGAGTACAAGGACGGGCAGGCGGCGCCCTCGAATCCGTCATTGTTCATCCGCTTCCCGCGTTCCTTCGTCGGCCACGGCGCGTCGCTGGTGCGGCCGCCGGAATCGCCGCAACTCGACTATGAGGGCGAGATCGTCATCGTCATCGGCAAAGGCGGCCGCCGCATCGCCGAGGCCGACGCGCTCGGCCACATCGCGGCGCTGTCGCTGTGCAACGAAGGCACGCTCCGCGACTGGGTGCGCCACGCCAAGTTCAACGTCACGCAAGGCAAGAATTTCGACCGTTCCGGTTCGATCGGCCCGTGGCTGGTGCCGTTCACCGACGAGGCACAGATCGCCGACATCTCGCTCACCACCCGCGTCAATGGCGAGGTCCGCCAGCAGGACCGCACCGGCCGCATGATCTTTTCCTTCCGCAAGATCATCGCCTACATCTCCACCTTCACCACGCTGGTGCCCGGCGACATCATCGTCACCGGCACGCCGACCGGCGCCGGCGCCCGCTTCGAGCCGCCGATCTGGCTGAAGCCGGGCGACGTGATCGAGGTCGAGGCGGAAGGTATCGGCCTGCTCAGCAACGGCGTGGTCGACGAGGGAGCTGGCCGATGA
- the hpaH gene encoding 2-oxo-hept-4-ene-1,7-dioate hydratase: MMTEAQVEDAAARLYEAERERRQIRLLSLDFPQATMDDAYRVQAALVKRKVASGLAIKGWKIGLTSKAMQSALSIDIPDSGILFDDMFFEEGGTVPAGRFIQPRIEAEIAFVMKAPLAGADISIDNVFDATDYITPALEILDTRIERMNKESGKIRTFFDTISDNAANAGIVVGDRSAGPREADLRWIGAIVSRNGEVEETGLGAGVLDHPAKGIAWLANRLHQYGMRISAGEVVLSGSFIRPVECRHGDQIAADFGPYGTIRLAFA, from the coding sequence ATGATGACCGAAGCGCAGGTCGAGGATGCCGCGGCGAGGCTGTACGAGGCCGAGCGCGAGCGCCGGCAGATCCGGCTGCTCAGCCTCGACTTTCCGCAGGCGACGATGGACGACGCCTACCGGGTGCAGGCGGCGCTGGTGAAGCGGAAGGTCGCGTCGGGGCTGGCGATCAAGGGCTGGAAGATCGGCCTGACCTCCAAGGCGATGCAATCGGCGCTCAGCATCGACATCCCGGATTCCGGCATTCTGTTCGACGACATGTTTTTCGAGGAAGGCGGCACGGTTCCGGCCGGCCGCTTCATCCAGCCGCGCATCGAGGCGGAGATCGCTTTCGTCATGAAGGCGCCACTCGCCGGCGCCGACATTTCGATCGACAACGTCTTCGACGCCACCGACTACATCACGCCCGCGCTCGAGATCCTCGACACCCGCATCGAGCGGATGAACAAGGAAAGCGGCAAGATACGCACCTTCTTCGACACGATCTCCGACAATGCCGCCAATGCCGGCATCGTCGTCGGCGACCGCTCGGCCGGGCCGCGCGAGGCGGACCTGCGCTGGATCGGCGCCATCGTGTCGCGCAATGGCGAGGTCGAGGAGACCGGGCTTGGCGCCGGCGTGCTCGACCATCCGGCGAAAGGAATCGCCTGGCTGGCCAACCGTCTGCATCAGTACGGCATGCGCATCTCCGCCGGAGAAGTGGTGCTGTCTGGCTCCTTCATCCGGCCGGTGGAATGCCGGCACGGCGACCAGATAGCCGCCGATTTCGGCCCGTACGGAACCATCCGCCTCGCCTTCGCCTGA
- a CDS encoding isopenicillin N synthase family oxygenase, whose translation MARIIPVLDLDRLDQGASELRTFLFDLRTAARDVGFFYLSGHGISASEISDVLDASRRFFALPEADKLAIEMVKSSQFRGYTRAGGELTKGKADWREQLDIGVERPTIAQGPGVPAWTRLQGPNQWPHALPELKPALLAWQSKATEVAIRLLKAFALSLDQPEDAFDAIYRDEPNHRMKIVRYPGRDATGDDQGVGAHKDGGFLTLLLQDVNKGLQVEYSGNWVNVDPIPQTLVVNIGELLELASNGYLRATVHRVVTPPSGVERISVPFFFSARLDATIPLLDLPEDLAAEARGPASDPDNPLFRDVGTNVLKSRLRSHPDVARRHYADLLETAAAG comes from the coding sequence ATGGCCCGAATTATCCCCGTGCTCGATCTCGACCGCCTCGACCAGGGCGCATCGGAACTGCGGACGTTTCTGTTCGACCTGCGCACTGCCGCCCGCGACGTCGGCTTCTTCTATCTCTCCGGCCACGGCATATCGGCTTCTGAAATCTCCGACGTGCTCGATGCCTCGCGGCGGTTCTTCGCCTTGCCGGAGGCCGACAAGCTGGCGATCGAAATGGTCAAATCCTCGCAGTTCCGCGGCTATACGCGCGCCGGCGGCGAGCTGACCAAGGGCAAGGCCGACTGGCGCGAGCAGCTCGACATCGGAGTCGAGCGGCCGACGATCGCGCAGGGGCCAGGCGTTCCGGCCTGGACGCGGCTGCAGGGGCCGAACCAGTGGCCGCACGCCCTGCCGGAGCTGAAACCGGCGCTGCTTGCCTGGCAGAGCAAGGCGACCGAGGTGGCGATCCGCCTTCTCAAGGCGTTCGCGCTCTCGCTCGACCAGCCGGAAGACGCCTTCGATGCGATCTATCGCGACGAACCCAACCATCGCATGAAGATCGTGCGCTACCCCGGCCGCGACGCCACCGGCGACGACCAGGGCGTCGGCGCCCACAAGGATGGCGGCTTCCTGACCCTGCTGCTGCAGGACGTGAACAAGGGGCTGCAAGTCGAGTACAGTGGCAATTGGGTGAATGTCGACCCGATCCCGCAGACGCTGGTGGTCAACATCGGCGAATTGCTCGAACTGGCCTCGAACGGCTATCTGCGTGCAACGGTCCATCGCGTGGTTACGCCGCCGTCCGGTGTCGAGCGCATTTCCGTGCCGTTCTTCTTCAGCGCCCGGCTTGACGCGACGATCCCGCTGCTCGACCTGCCCGAGGACCTGGCGGCGGAGGCGCGCGGTCCCGCAAGCGATCCCGACAATCCGCTGTTCCGCGACGTCGGAACCAATGTGCTGAAGAGCCGCCTGCGTTCCCACCCGGATGTGGCGCGCCGGCACTATGCCGATCTCCTGGAGACGGCAGCGGCTGGCTGA